The following are encoded together in the Bradyrhizobium genosp. L genome:
- a CDS encoding YdaU family protein codes for MPLYIADYLRDTQHLSALEHGAYMLLIMQYWTAGGLPQDDARLARVTRLTPAEWMVVRPVVAEFFEAGWRHPRIDAELAEAERITAAAKAAGHASARSRRKRGHSPHEPDGNETSTDVATETQRSFNGRGNETPTAGPTETQPITTTTTVDRMGDARAGARTAFTAGSKALASAFWTALGFDDPLKIPPEFAGVDWRAIEWERAGWTPDLIGAEARRLARDGPLKPLTYFEKVFATAFAKRQAPLPVVTVRDAEKITVTRHAGQPGNIIQAADRLVEKLASFDAGSGDTDELRGEAGTPVVRLLSQG; via the coding sequence ATGCCCCTCTACATCGCGGACTATCTCCGCGACACCCAGCACCTCAGCGCGCTGGAGCACGGGGCTTATATGCTCCTGATCATGCAGTACTGGACCGCGGGCGGCTTGCCGCAGGATGACGCGCGGCTGGCCCGCGTGACCCGCTTGACGCCGGCTGAATGGATGGTGGTCCGCCCGGTCGTTGCGGAATTCTTCGAGGCCGGCTGGCGGCATCCGCGGATCGACGCCGAGCTTGCGGAGGCCGAGCGCATCACGGCGGCGGCCAAGGCGGCCGGACATGCCTCGGCGCGCAGCCGCCGCAAGAGGGGGCATTCCCCGCATGAACCGGACGGCAACGAAACGTCAACGGACGTTGCAACGGAAACGCAACGGTCGTTCAACGGACGGGGCAACGAAACGCCAACGGCAGGGCCAACGGAAACGCAACCTATCACAACCACAACCACAGTTGATAGGATGGGAGATGCGCGCGCGGGCGCGAGAACCGCGTTCACCGCAGGTTCGAAAGCGCTGGCATCGGCGTTCTGGACCGCGCTCGGTTTCGACGATCCGCTGAAAATCCCGCCGGAATTCGCCGGCGTCGACTGGCGCGCGATCGAGTGGGAGCGGGCAGGCTGGACACCGGACCTGATCGGGGCCGAGGCACGACGTCTCGCCCGCGACGGCCCGCTGAAGCCGCTGACCTATTTCGAAAAAGTGTTCGCAACCGCCTTCGCCAAGCGACAGGCACCGCTCCCGGTCGTCACAGTCCGGGACGCGGAGAAAATCACGGTGACACGCCATGCAGGACAACCCGGAAACATCATTCAAGCCGCTGACCGTCTCGTTGAAAAACTCGCCAGCTTCGATGCCGGATCAGGCGACACTGACGAGCTACGCGGCGAAGCGGGCACGCCTGTTGTTCGGCTGCTATCGCAAGGGTGA
- a CDS encoding sigma-70 family RNA polymerase sigma factor — protein MTLLPNDPFELGLLRAIPMLRRFALALTRNTDRAEDLVQDTLLRALDHRAKFTPGTNLDAWLTTICRNTWYHQRRKGWREIPDADGLIAANRTASDDPQAVLEAKQGLDAFHALPDAWRHPMQLHADGMEVTAIAALVGVPDGTIKSRMNRGRAALRAATAAEVR, from the coding sequence ATGACACTCCTCCCCAACGACCCCTTCGAGCTCGGCCTGCTCCGCGCCATCCCCATGCTGCGCCGCTTCGCCTTAGCGCTCACCCGCAACACCGACCGCGCCGAGGATTTGGTGCAGGACACCCTGCTGCGCGCGCTCGACCACCGCGCCAAGTTCACCCCCGGCACCAACCTCGACGCCTGGCTCACCACGATTTGCCGCAACACCTGGTACCACCAGCGCCGCAAGGGCTGGCGGGAGATCCCCGACGCCGACGGGCTGATCGCGGCCAACCGCACCGCGAGCGACGACCCGCAGGCCGTGCTCGAGGCCAAGCAGGGGTTAGATGCCTTCCACGCGCTGCCGGACGCCTGGCGCCACCCGATGCAGCTGCATGCCGACGGCATGGAGGTGACTGCCATCGCTGCCCTGGTCGGCGTGCCCGACGGCACCATCAAGAGCCGGATGAACCGTGGTCGCGCCGCACTGCGCGCCGCAACCGCAGCGGAGGTCCGATGA
- the terL gene encoding phage terminase large subunit — MRAEIQRRTALQQREAERIRLSRDSISQPTAVRAQAGPQERFLASTADICIYGGSAGGGKSYGLLLEALRHIDNAAFGAVIFRKTLVDVKKQGSLLDTSIPLYGQFGASLRQAGDMLWRFPSGAKVAFGHLEHEKTVLDWQGAQIPLICFDELTHFSRTQFFYMLSRNRSTCGVRPYVRATCNPDADSWVAEFISWWIDQETGLPIPERSGVIRYFVRVSDSLVWGDTDRELRERFPGAEPKSVTFIPSRLEDNAILMARDPGYRANLMALNVVDRERLLGGNWKIRPAAGLLFKRGWCEVVDAVPNGAKFVRGWDLAATPKTESNDPDRTCGTKIGRMPDGRFIVAHHVRMWGAPLEVERLLKNTASDDGLHTLIALPQDPGQAGKAQKSHLAQVLVGYRVKFAPATGDKVTRFGAFSAQAAAGNVVVLRGPWNEDWFAALEAFGPEARHDDDADATSEAFNELIGKRSIVISEEALAASRRPSVSAHQHRSIR; from the coding sequence GTGAGAGCGGAGATCCAGCGGCGCACGGCGCTGCAGCAGAGGGAAGCGGAGAGAATTCGTCTCAGCCGCGACTCGATCTCCCAGCCAACGGCCGTTAGGGCGCAGGCGGGTCCGCAGGAACGCTTTCTCGCCTCGACGGCGGATATCTGCATCTACGGCGGATCGGCGGGCGGCGGCAAATCCTACGGCTTGCTGCTCGAAGCGCTAAGGCATATCGACAACGCCGCGTTCGGCGCGGTCATCTTTCGCAAGACGCTGGTCGACGTCAAAAAGCAGGGATCGCTGCTCGACACGTCGATCCCGCTCTACGGTCAGTTCGGCGCGTCGCTTCGCCAGGCCGGCGACATGCTGTGGCGGTTCCCATCCGGAGCCAAGGTCGCCTTCGGCCATCTCGAGCACGAAAAGACCGTGCTCGACTGGCAGGGTGCGCAGATCCCGCTGATCTGCTTCGATGAGTTGACGCATTTCTCGCGGACGCAGTTCTTCTACATGCTGTCGCGCAATCGTTCGACCTGCGGGGTGCGCCCGTATGTCCGTGCGACCTGCAACCCGGATGCAGATAGTTGGGTCGCGGAGTTCATCTCTTGGTGGATCGACCAGGAGACGGGTCTTCCGATCCCGGAGCGCTCAGGCGTCATCCGCTATTTCGTGCGGGTCAGCGACTCGCTGGTGTGGGGCGACACCGACCGCGAACTTCGCGAGCGATTTCCTGGCGCCGAGCCGAAGTCCGTCACGTTCATTCCGTCTCGCCTCGAAGACAACGCCATCCTGATGGCGCGCGATCCCGGCTACCGCGCAAACCTGATGGCGCTCAACGTCGTCGACCGCGAACGGTTGCTCGGGGGCAACTGGAAAATACGGCCAGCGGCCGGCTTGTTATTCAAGCGCGGCTGGTGCGAGGTGGTCGACGCCGTCCCCAACGGCGCGAAATTCGTGCGAGGGTGGGATTTGGCGGCGACGCCGAAAACCGAAAGCAACGATCCGGACCGCACCTGCGGCACCAAGATCGGGCGCATGCCGGACGGACGCTTCATCGTCGCGCACCATGTGCGCATGTGGGGCGCACCGCTCGAGGTCGAGCGGCTGCTCAAGAACACTGCCTCCGACGACGGCCTGCACACCCTGATCGCGTTGCCGCAGGACCCCGGCCAGGCCGGCAAGGCGCAGAAATCGCATCTCGCCCAGGTGCTGGTCGGCTATCGGGTCAAGTTCGCGCCGGCGACCGGCGACAAGGTCACGCGGTTCGGCGCGTTCTCCGCACAGGCCGCGGCCGGCAACGTCGTGGTGCTTCGCGGCCCGTGGAACGAGGACTGGTTTGCGGCGCTCGAAGCGTTCGGACCGGAAGCCCGTCACGACGACGACGCGGACGCCACCAGCGAGGCGTTCAACGAATTGATCGGCAAGCGCAGCATCGTGATCTCCGAGGAAGCGCTGGCAGCATCACGCCGCCCCAGCGTTTCCGCCCACCAGCACAGGTCCATCCGGTGA
- a CDS encoding helix-turn-helix domain-containing protein: MGEWVAQSGRQQEDIADAAGITDAYLSELISGKKKNPSAHVLRALSEELNITVNDFYRKPPSQAQLDRLKNLSPSDAATLTRLLDQAKRS; encoded by the coding sequence GTGGGCGAATGGGTCGCCCAGTCCGGGCGCCAGCAAGAGGACATCGCCGACGCGGCGGGGATCACCGATGCCTATTTGTCCGAGTTGATCTCGGGGAAGAAGAAAAACCCGTCAGCCCATGTGCTGCGGGCGCTGTCCGAGGAATTGAATATTACGGTCAATGACTTCTACCGAAAGCCGCCGTCGCAGGCGCAGCTCGATCGGCTGAAGAACCTGTCCCCTTCCGATGCCGCCACGCTCACCCGGCTGCTCGACCAGGCCAAGCGCAGTTAG
- a CDS encoding helix-turn-helix domain-containing protein, with translation MGVRSMHGTLQKRVDENRKIERKILQGSATFCSASIFGKACKGMWPDKTAETLAAITGCSVRAASYYISGEQEPSARVLQAIINLWLPPRE, from the coding sequence GTGGGGGTTCGTTCCATGCATGGAACTCTACAGAAGCGGGTCGACGAGAATCGAAAAATCGAACGCAAGATCCTGCAGGGCTCTGCAACTTTTTGCAGTGCTTCGATTTTCGGTAAGGCCTGCAAGGGGATGTGGCCCGACAAGACAGCCGAGACGCTGGCCGCGATCACAGGCTGCTCGGTGCGCGCCGCCTCCTACTACATCTCCGGCGAGCAAGAGCCTTCCGCGCGCGTCCTCCAAGCCATCATCAATCTGTGGCTCCCGCCGCGCGAGTGA
- the nusG gene encoding transcription termination/antitermination protein NusG, translating into MTETTKGNLDTVRSALTGITGVEPVAVGQAERYYVIVCRPNHEFEAVDSFRRNAQPAFWPSYEELVTTRQRQNDQPVRRIRRIGIISGYVFTPASPSRDFTVFLQRIVGAIEIAKTFSGAPLVLDEADVAVFRRIEAEEGFKDTVKTEHDFKIGEKVRFRDDLQRRWPPGKIIKLARQGRISVEVAMMGRKMEIKVLPHQIART; encoded by the coding sequence ATGACGGAGACGACGAAGGGCAATCTCGACACGGTGCGGAGTGCGTTGACGGGTATCACCGGTGTCGAGCCCGTCGCGGTCGGGCAGGCCGAGCGGTATTACGTGATCGTCTGCCGGCCGAACCACGAATTCGAGGCGGTCGATAGCTTCCGCCGCAACGCACAGCCGGCCTTCTGGCCGAGCTATGAGGAATTGGTGACCACGCGGCAACGCCAGAACGACCAGCCGGTGCGCCGCATCCGCCGGATCGGCATCATCTCGGGCTACGTGTTCACGCCGGCATCGCCCAGCCGGGACTTCACGGTCTTCCTGCAGCGCATCGTCGGCGCCATCGAGATCGCCAAGACGTTCTCCGGCGCGCCGCTGGTCCTGGACGAGGCCGATGTCGCGGTGTTCCGCCGGATCGAGGCCGAGGAGGGCTTCAAGGACACGGTCAAGACCGAGCACGATTTCAAAATTGGGGAAAAGGTCCGCTTCCGCGACGATCTCCAGCGCCGCTGGCCTCCCGGCAAGATCATCAAGCTTGCCCGCCAGGGGAGAATCAGTGTTGAAGTAGCCATGATGGGGCGGAAGATGGAAATCAAGGTCCTTCCGCATCAGATCGCCCGAACCTAA
- a CDS encoding phage head morphogenesis protein has product MPSARRKGEKLLAPVHPNAGVEAEYRRRLVRLVDEMAASYLYWVKATYRANEPAIAQDETPAVALKRRISRLGAQWTKKFDQAADDLAKWFAEAASKRSSAALRSILKKGGFSVEFKLTPAVRDILQATIAENVSLIKSIPSQYLTNVEGLVMRSVTAGRDLAQLTKDLQEQHGVTRRRASRIALDQNNKATAAITRARQVDLGITEAIWVHSGGGKHPRPTHLKAGRERTKYTIKDGWYDPAVGKNIWPGELVNCRCVCRAVVPGFS; this is encoded by the coding sequence ATGCCAAGCGCGCGCCGCAAGGGCGAAAAGCTGCTCGCGCCGGTTCACCCGAACGCGGGCGTTGAAGCTGAGTACCGGCGCCGTCTCGTTCGCCTGGTCGACGAAATGGCCGCGTCCTATCTCTATTGGGTGAAGGCGACATATCGCGCCAACGAGCCCGCGATCGCGCAGGACGAGACGCCGGCCGTCGCGCTGAAACGGCGCATCTCGCGGCTCGGCGCGCAGTGGACGAAGAAGTTCGACCAGGCCGCCGACGACCTCGCGAAGTGGTTCGCGGAGGCGGCCTCCAAGCGGTCATCGGCGGCGCTGCGCTCGATCCTGAAGAAGGGCGGTTTCTCGGTAGAGTTCAAGCTCACACCGGCGGTGCGCGACATCCTGCAAGCGACGATCGCCGAGAACGTCTCGCTGATCAAATCGATCCCGAGCCAGTACCTCACCAACGTCGAGGGGCTGGTGATGCGCTCGGTTACGGCAGGTCGTGATCTGGCGCAGCTGACGAAGGATCTGCAGGAGCAGCACGGCGTCACGCGGCGCCGAGCCTCGCGGATCGCGCTCGATCAGAACAACAAGGCGACCGCCGCGATCACGCGCGCGCGTCAGGTCGATCTCGGCATCACCGAGGCCATCTGGGTGCATTCGGGCGGCGGCAAGCATCCGCGGCCGACGCATCTGAAGGCGGGGCGGGAGCGGACGAAGTACACGATCAAGGACGGCTGGTATGATCCCGCCGTCGGCAAGAACATCTGGCCTGGTGAGCTAGTGAACTGCAGGTGCGTGTGTCGCGCCGTGGTGCCGGGATTTAGCTGA
- a CDS encoding helix-turn-helix domain-containing protein, protein MSEQTNQRAEAALQELARAIDAKPGTRADFAKKVGIGQVYLSQILRGRRPIDRLPMGTVRKICDAAGVPIERVAVAPSLSPSDEDGR, encoded by the coding sequence ATGAGTGAGCAGACGAATCAGCGGGCTGAGGCTGCCCTGCAGGAATTGGCGCGAGCAATCGACGCCAAGCCGGGCACGCGCGCGGACTTCGCGAAGAAGGTCGGCATCGGCCAGGTCTATTTGTCGCAGATCCTGCGCGGCCGGCGCCCCATCGACCGCTTGCCGATGGGCACGGTGCGCAAAATCTGCGACGCTGCCGGTGTCCCGATCGAGCGTGTCGCGGTTGCGCCTTCGCTCTCGCCGTCCGATGAGGACGGGCGATGA
- a CDS encoding DUF1073 domain-containing protein — MDQQPNVLQFGAWAGSYYGGAFAEGMEFLGYPYLSELAQRPEYRRIVEITATEMTRKWIRLHSTGDDKNKADRLQKINAEMTRLGVQRAFKKVAEQDGFFGRGHLYLDTGATDDPGELITPIGDGRDKLSKKKVAKGSLKAVRAVEAVWTYPTNYNSNDPLKGDWYNPDVWFVMGKRIHASRLLPFIGREVPDLLKPAYSFGGLSLTQMAKPYVDNWLQTRQSVNDAVSAFSVFCLKTTMSEMLQAGGDALTNRAELFNNFRNNRGLMLLDKEAEEFANVSSPLADLDKLQAQSQEHMASVSGLPLLKLLGIQPAGLNTTSEGELRSFYDWIAACQEGLFRANLTRVIDFVQLSLFGDVDEEITFEFVPLWALNEKEEAEVEKIAAETAEIRINSGVISPSEERQALASRPDSPYEGLDPDDAPDLLEEEEEGLEPRAGAAKLALGTEEDDESEADRKAA, encoded by the coding sequence ATGGACCAGCAGCCCAACGTCCTGCAGTTCGGTGCATGGGCCGGAAGCTATTACGGCGGCGCCTTTGCCGAGGGCATGGAATTCCTCGGCTATCCCTACCTTTCCGAGCTCGCGCAGCGCCCGGAGTATCGTCGGATCGTCGAGATCACCGCGACCGAGATGACGCGGAAGTGGATCAGGCTGCATTCGACCGGCGACGACAAGAACAAGGCGGACCGGCTCCAGAAGATCAATGCCGAGATGACGCGCCTTGGTGTGCAGCGGGCATTCAAGAAAGTCGCCGAGCAGGACGGCTTTTTCGGGCGCGGCCATCTCTATCTCGATACCGGAGCGACCGACGATCCGGGCGAACTGATCACGCCGATCGGCGACGGCCGCGACAAGCTGAGCAAGAAAAAGGTCGCCAAGGGTTCGCTGAAGGCTGTGCGTGCAGTCGAGGCGGTCTGGACCTATCCGACCAACTACAATTCGAACGACCCGCTGAAGGGCGACTGGTACAATCCGGACGTCTGGTTCGTGATGGGCAAGCGCATCCATGCGAGCCGGTTGCTGCCGTTCATCGGCCGCGAGGTCCCGGACCTCCTGAAGCCGGCCTATTCGTTCGGCGGCCTGTCGCTGACGCAGATGGCCAAGCCCTACGTCGACAACTGGCTGCAGACCCGGCAATCGGTCAATGACGCCGTCTCGGCATTTTCGGTCTTCTGCCTGAAGACGACCATGTCGGAGATGCTGCAGGCCGGCGGCGATGCTCTGACGAACCGGGCCGAGCTGTTCAACAACTTCCGCAACAACCGCGGCTTGATGTTGCTGGACAAGGAAGCGGAAGAGTTCGCGAACGTCTCGTCGCCGCTCGCCGACCTCGACAAGCTTCAGGCTCAGTCGCAGGAGCACATGGCCAGCGTCTCGGGGCTGCCGCTGCTCAAGCTGCTCGGCATCCAGCCGGCCGGCCTCAACACCACGTCCGAGGGCGAGTTGCGGTCGTTCTACGACTGGATCGCGGCCTGCCAGGAAGGTCTGTTCCGGGCCAACCTGACCCGGGTAATCGATTTCGTGCAATTGTCGCTGTTCGGCGACGTGGACGAGGAGATCACTTTCGAGTTCGTGCCGCTGTGGGCCCTGAACGAAAAGGAAGAGGCTGAGGTCGAAAAGATCGCGGCCGAAACGGCCGAAATCCGGATCAATTCCGGGGTCATTTCGCCCTCAGAGGAGCGCCAGGCGCTGGCCAGCCGGCCGGACTCGCCCTACGAAGGTCTCGACCCGGACGATGCGCCCGACCTCCTTGAGGAGGAGGAAGAAGGCCTCGAACCCCGCGCCGGCGCCGCCAAGCTGGCGTTGGGTACCGAGGAAGACGACGAATCGGAGGCGGACCGCAAGGCGGCGTGA
- a CDS encoding ERF family protein — protein MLNVTETIESRPPARQTRASMPTNRTPAAAPTMPAPTSLLDVILHAGSDPAFDVDKFRALVAIQREEQDRQDAREDKRAELAAEAAFNAAMADVQREMTTVRAMVENTQTRSVYADYAAMDRMLRPIYAPAGFALSYGEEDSPKADHVRVFCLVTHTERSGGFSVQRSHVRKYHVDMPADGKGARGGDVMTKTHATQSAFTYGQRGLLRLIFNIAVSKDDDGNAAGTTAAAAPPLPGCISAAQAQTIRALLDERGISHKAFAARIKLARIEDIGVEHFAKAVDLIKNVGRK, from the coding sequence ATGTTGAACGTGACCGAGACCATTGAGAGCCGACCACCAGCGCGCCAGACCCGCGCCAGCATGCCGACCAACCGCACCCCGGCGGCGGCGCCGACCATGCCCGCACCGACATCGCTGCTCGACGTCATCCTGCACGCCGGCAGCGACCCGGCTTTCGACGTCGACAAGTTCCGCGCGCTGGTTGCGATCCAGCGCGAGGAGCAGGACCGGCAGGATGCCCGCGAGGACAAGCGGGCCGAGCTCGCCGCCGAGGCTGCCTTCAACGCGGCGATGGCCGACGTGCAGCGCGAGATGACGACGGTCCGCGCCATGGTCGAGAACACCCAGACCCGCAGCGTCTATGCCGACTACGCCGCGATGGACCGCATGCTGCGGCCGATCTACGCCCCGGCGGGTTTCGCGCTGTCCTACGGCGAGGAGGATTCGCCGAAGGCCGACCACGTCCGGGTGTTCTGCCTCGTCACCCACACCGAGCGCAGCGGCGGCTTCAGCGTCCAGCGCAGCCACGTCCGCAAATACCATGTCGACATGCCGGCCGACGGCAAGGGCGCGCGCGGCGGCGACGTCATGACCAAGACCCATGCCACCCAGAGCGCCTTCACCTACGGCCAGCGCGGGCTGCTGCGGCTGATCTTCAACATCGCGGTCTCCAAGGACGACGACGGCAACGCCGCCGGCACGACGGCCGCCGCGGCACCGCCGCTGCCCGGCTGCATCAGCGCCGCCCAGGCTCAGACCATCCGCGCCCTGCTCGACGAGCGCGGCATCTCGCACAAGGCCTTCGCCGCCCGCATCAAACTGGCGCGCATCGAGGATATCGGCGTTGAGCACTTCGCCAAGGCCGTCGACCTGATCAAGAACGTGGGGAGGAAGTGA
- a CDS encoding ParB N-terminal domain-containing protein, translating to MNATPYQVMPALAPDEFEALKADIKARGVQVPVEYDEMGNILDGHHRVQACFDLGITHWPRLVRHGLSEEEKRRHARRLNLDRRHLNAEQKRELIAAELREQPARSDRTIGAGLNVDHKTVGAVRDKLESTGEIPQLTEREGRDNRTRRITQFVPATPEEEKGLLMSARELNFRNDEANRENRRSLQKELSEKSLELTGSRKYAAIYFDAPWKRKQGITDRSYENHYPTMTWDEIVAWAASMRERLLNDAWGFMWIPRAHAFALHPVTYKVDVGGEIVEVDIKTPLAWAIARAMGFDAFSTCFVWTKTDEEHADDAGMGILVRDQDELLLMFKKGRGNAKPARNEVYNSNHRERSRPLGHSRKPQHYREMIASMVGDGVPVLECFARHDEKFPLPGGWDSWGNQAKSANEEAA from the coding sequence ATGAACGCAACCCCGTACCAGGTTATGCCTGCGCTCGCGCCCGACGAATTCGAGGCGCTGAAGGCCGACATCAAGGCGCGCGGCGTACAGGTCCCCGTCGAATACGACGAGATGGGCAATATCCTCGATGGTCACCATCGCGTGCAGGCCTGCTTCGATCTCGGCATCACGCATTGGCCGCGCCTGGTGCGGCATGGCCTTTCCGAGGAAGAGAAGCGACGCCACGCGCGGCGGCTCAATCTCGACCGTCGCCATCTCAATGCCGAACAGAAGCGCGAGCTGATCGCAGCCGAGCTGCGCGAGCAGCCGGCGCGCAGCGACCGCACCATCGGCGCCGGCCTTAACGTCGACCACAAGACCGTCGGCGCCGTCCGCGATAAACTTGAATCAACTGGGGAAATTCCCCAGTTGACCGAGCGCGAAGGCCGCGACAACCGGACCCGGCGCATCACCCAATTCGTGCCGGCGACGCCGGAGGAAGAGAAGGGTCTCTTGATGTCGGCGCGGGAATTGAACTTCCGCAATGACGAGGCCAATCGCGAGAACCGGCGCAGCCTGCAAAAGGAACTGTCCGAAAAATCGCTCGAGCTGACCGGCTCGCGCAAATACGCCGCGATCTACTTCGATGCGCCATGGAAGCGCAAGCAGGGCATCACCGACCGTTCCTATGAGAACCACTACCCGACCATGACGTGGGACGAGATCGTTGCGTGGGCCGCCTCGATGCGAGAGCGGCTACTCAACGATGCATGGGGTTTCATGTGGATCCCCCGCGCCCACGCTTTCGCGCTGCATCCGGTCACCTACAAGGTCGATGTCGGCGGCGAGATCGTCGAGGTCGACATCAAGACGCCGCTCGCCTGGGCCATCGCGCGGGCGATGGGCTTCGATGCGTTTTCGACCTGTTTCGTCTGGACCAAGACGGACGAGGAGCATGCCGACGACGCCGGCATGGGCATTCTCGTTCGCGACCAAGACGAGCTGCTGCTGATGTTCAAGAAAGGCCGCGGCAACGCCAAGCCCGCGCGCAACGAGGTCTACAACTCGAACCATCGCGAGCGCTCGCGCCCGCTCGGCCATTCCCGCAAGCCGCAGCATTACCGCGAGATGATCGCAAGCATGGTCGGCGACGGCGTGCCGGTGCTCGAATGCTTCGCGCGGCATGACGAGAAATTCCCGCTGCCCGGTGGCTGGGACAGTTGGGGCAATCAGGCGAAGTCGGCAAACGAGGAGGCCGCATGA
- a CDS encoding DUF2312 domain-containing protein, producing the protein MLAPSESSAPVLKEEPATRFAKDQLRSIIERIERLEEEKTTIATDIRDVYAEAKGNGFDVKALRAIVRMRKQDPNERQESETILETYMQALGML; encoded by the coding sequence ATGCTCGCACCATCCGAATCCTCAGCCCCGGTTCTCAAAGAAGAACCCGCAACCCGCTTCGCCAAGGACCAGCTCCGCTCCATCATCGAGCGCATCGAGCGCCTGGAAGAAGAAAAGACCACCATCGCAACCGACATCCGCGACGTCTACGCGGAGGCCAAAGGCAACGGCTTCGACGTCAAGGCACTCAGAGCGATCGTCCGGATGCGCAAGCAGGACCCGAACGAGCGGCAGGAATCCGAGACCATCCTGGAAACCTACATGCAGGCGCTGGGGATGCTGTGA
- a CDS encoding lambda exonuclease family protein produces MDDKTNHNLLAEQFAARLREETPVPAEAPKKPRRPRVVETAPAAAEPVITAADLPEHVVTPFAWPIVDPLQIMACEQNTADWQRARMGIATSSSFDAVLTPGKTKTEQKTRRTYLLKLAGEVLTGQPMEMVTTRDMERGHLLEPEARDLYMLQTGEMPERVGFLRRDRVGCSPDSLIGDNGGLEIKTKAPHLLIDVILKDEFPEEHKAQVQGALWITGRDWWDIAVYWPGIPLFVKRTFRDEAYIKTLAAEVDRFNADLDEVVALMRQRGDATPSEFVAAA; encoded by the coding sequence ATGGACGACAAGACCAACCATAATCTGCTCGCCGAGCAGTTCGCCGCCCGCCTCCGTGAGGAAACCCCGGTGCCCGCCGAGGCCCCGAAGAAGCCGCGCCGGCCGCGCGTGGTGGAGACGGCGCCGGCTGCGGCTGAGCCGGTCATCACGGCCGCCGACCTGCCCGAGCATGTCGTCACGCCGTTCGCCTGGCCGATCGTCGACCCGCTGCAGATCATGGCCTGCGAGCAGAACACGGCCGATTGGCAGCGCGCGCGGATGGGGATTGCGACATCCTCCTCGTTCGACGCGGTCCTGACCCCCGGCAAGACCAAGACCGAGCAGAAGACCCGCCGCACCTACCTCTTGAAGCTGGCCGGCGAGGTCCTGACCGGCCAGCCGATGGAGATGGTGACGACCCGCGACATGGAGCGCGGCCACCTGCTCGAGCCCGAGGCGCGCGATTTGTACATGCTGCAGACCGGCGAGATGCCGGAGCGGGTCGGCTTCCTGCGCCGCGACCGGGTCGGCTGTTCGCCGGACTCGCTGATCGGCGACAATGGCGGGCTGGAGATCAAGACCAAGGCGCCGCATCTGCTGATCGACGTCATCCTCAAGGACGAGTTCCCCGAGGAGCACAAGGCGCAGGTGCAGGGCGCGCTCTGGATCACCGGGCGCGACTGGTGGGACATCGCGGTCTACTGGCCCGGCATCCCGCTGTTCGTGAAGCGCACCTTCCGGGACGAGGCCTACATCAAGACGCTCGCCGCCGAGGTCGACCGCTTCAATGCCGATCTCGACGAGGTCGTCGCCCTGATGCGCCAGCGCGGCGATGCCACCCCATCCGAGTTCGTGGCCGCGGCGTAG
- a CDS encoding GIY-YIG nuclease family protein yields MIEVTDHTRAMMRTGWIYFIKPRGQAGPIKIGFSKSLGERFGSISTASPLLLEIIGSTPGSLEDERFLHRCFAEQHSHGEWFYPSAALHAAIENILQKGIQFARETLTEKGKDRPWARRKRSDLTKSRMSASMRKQWALRRARLAEPKS; encoded by the coding sequence ATGATCGAGGTCACCGACCACACGCGCGCTATGATGCGCACAGGGTGGATATATTTCATCAAGCCCCGAGGGCAGGCCGGTCCGATCAAGATCGGCTTTTCAAAAAGCTTGGGGGAGCGTTTCGGCTCGATCTCGACTGCATCGCCCCTCTTGCTGGAAATCATCGGATCCACGCCTGGCTCTCTGGAGGATGAGCGTTTCCTTCATCGTTGCTTTGCCGAGCAACATTCCCACGGCGAATGGTTTTACCCGAGCGCGGCTCTCCATGCAGCGATCGAAAATATTCTGCAAAAAGGGATTCAATTCGCGCGCGAGACTCTGACCGAGAAGGGTAAAGATCGGCCGTGGGCGCGCCGGAAGCGCTCTGATCTGACGAAATCTCGCATGTCGGCCTCGATGCGCAAGCAATGGGCATTGAGGCGCGCGCGGCTTGCGGAGCCAAAATCATGA